The sequence TGCCAGGCGCGCAGGCAGTCGTCGGGCGCGGCGGGAAACGGGTGCTCGGGGGCGAGCCGGTAGTCGGGCACCAGGGCGCTGGCGCGCAGCTGCCGGCACAACCGCGCGGCAAACGCGGTCTGGGCGTTGGGAAACCGGAAGGCGAACGAGCCGCCGTGCAGGTAGAACAGCGTGCGCCCAGGCAGGCTCTGCGGCACGCTCACCCAATGCGCGGGCACACCGTCGCAGTCCACCGCCTCGCGGCGCACCGACCGGTGCAGTGGAAAGCAACGCGCGTCGAGTCGCTCGTAACGCTCACGCAGCGCGGCCACATCGGCGTCGGGATTCAAGGTACTGCCCGAGGCCAGGCGCAACACCAGGTTCAGGGCGCGCGTGCGCCAACTGCCCGGACCTTCGATGGTGAACACGCGGGGTTCGGTGGCGCTGCTGCTCACGGCGCACCTTCGGTTCGGTGGACCAGCGCACACGACTGGCACCGGCACGCACCGGTGTGCGCGAAACCATCGACGGTGATCAGGACCTTGAACATGGTGGGGGCGTGGTGTGTGACAGGCCCATCAGTCTGCAAGCCACGGCGCCGCGCGTGCTTGAGCGTGCTCAATGCCCGCGCTCGCGGGCGCGCCCCGAACCGCGCAAGGCCCTGCGTCCGGGTTGATCGAACTCAACATCGCATGCCACCGGCGGTCCTAGAGTGGGCGCCCTCAACCCGAAAGGACCATCATGAAAATGCAGTGGATTCTGGTCGCCAACGGGTCACTCGCCCGCATCTTCAACCGCGCCGGCGTGGGTGATCCCCTGGTGCCCCTGGAGACCATCGACTATCCCGAAGGCCGCCTCAAGGACAGCGAGCTCGAGCGCGACCGCCAGGGCCACGAGCGCAGCGACCACAGCAGCGCCGCCACGCACTTCGAACCGCGCACGGACACACGCCACAAGGTGATGCACCAGTTCGCGCGCGAGCTGGCCGAGCGGCTCGAAGAAGGCCTGGTGGACGGTGAGTACGAGACGCTGTGGCTGACGGCATCACACCCCTTCCTGGGCGAACTCAAGGCCGCCCTGAGCCGGGCCGTGAGCGCGCGGCTTCAGTGGACGCACGACGCCGACTTCACCGGCCTGGATGTGGGAACGCTGGAGAGCCGTCTGCGCGAATTGCGCAGGCCCGAGCGCTGAGGGGAACGGGCCGGGGCCCGGCGAGCCGGTGATTTACCTGCGGAACGCTTGAGGTTGGTCAATGGGGGGCGCGCGACGGGGCGCGAACATGGACCCACAAACAACCCTCAGGAGATCGCCATGAAATTCGCTCACACCTCACGCTGGCTCGCGCTGGGCCTCGTGGTGCTGGCCGGCCAGGCGCTGGCCCAGGCCCGGCCCGCAGCGGTCGACCCCGGCAAGCGCGAGTTCGATGCCAACTGCGCGAGTTGCCATGGCAGCACCGGCAAGGGCAACGGCGCGCTGGTGCCGTTCCTGACCAGGAGCCCGCCCGACCTCACGCAACTGGCAAAGAAGAACGGTGGCGTCCTGCCCATGAGCCGGCTCTACGACGTGATCGATGGCGCGGCGGTGCCGGCCCATGGCGCGCGCGACATGCCGGTGTGGGGACGGGACTACCGCATCAAGGACGCGGAGTACTTCATGGAGGCGCCCTACGACGCCGAGGCCCATGTGCGCGCGCGCATCCTGGGCCTGCTGGAGTACATCAACCGCATCCAGACCCAGTGACCAACCTGCGCTGGCGGCTGTCCGCCCTGCTGTTGCTGGCCTGCGCGCTGGCGGCGTCCGCGGCCGAACCCGGGGGCGCAGCGGCGCCGCTGCCGGGCGGCTTCGTGCCCAACCACCGCGCGATCGTCGAGCTGGCGGGGCTGGCGGTGGTCGGTGTGGAGGTGGTGGGCATGCGCACGCTCTCGGCATCGACCTGGGAGCCCGGCGACGACACCTCCGCGCGGCCGTTCAGGGGCCAGCTGCCCTTTCATGGTCAGGGTTCGGGCTTCTTCATCAGCAGCGACGGCCTGCTGCTCACCAGCGCCCACGTGATCGCGGGCGCGCGCCGCATCACGGTGCGCCTGAGCGACCGGCGTCAGTTCCGGGCACAGGTGGTGGGCAGCGACCCCACGACCGACGTGGCGGTGTTGCGCGTGAAGGCCACCGGCCTGCCGGTGGTGCGCCTGGGTCGGGCAGACCTGCTGCAGGTGGGCGACCCGGTGGTGGTGATCGGTTCGCCCTTCGGGCTGGAGCAAAGCG is a genomic window of Hydrogenophaga sp. RAC07 containing:
- a CDS encoding c-type cytochrome translates to MKFAHTSRWLALGLVVLAGQALAQARPAAVDPGKREFDANCASCHGSTGKGNGALVPFLTRSPPDLTQLAKKNGGVLPMSRLYDVIDGAAVPAHGARDMPVWGRDYRIKDAEYFMEAPYDAEAHVRARILGLLEYINRIQTQ
- a CDS encoding host attachment protein; the encoded protein is MKMQWILVANGSLARIFNRAGVGDPLVPLETIDYPEGRLKDSELERDRQGHERSDHSSAATHFEPRTDTRHKVMHQFARELAERLEEGLVDGEYETLWLTASHPFLGELKAALSRAVSARLQWTHDADFTGLDVGTLESRLRELRRPER